From the genome of Brassica oleracea var. oleracea cultivar TO1000 chromosome C4, BOL, whole genome shotgun sequence:
CGCTGGAGTTGACGGCAGAGACCGCACGCTAAACGTGTAAACCCTCGTCTCGATCCCAATCCTCTCTGTTAAAACCTCGCCTTCAAGCATCTCGAACCTTTCTTCCATCCCTTCCGGTATCTTCTTCCTCCACTCTTCCATAAAACTCTCAACCCTCATCTTCTCCTCTCTCAGCACCTGTCTAGCGAAGTGCAAGCACACGAGCCTCGGCTCCAGCTTCCACTTGTTAGTTCCCTTCACCTCAGAACCAAACACGCGCAAGCAGTGCCCCGCGAGTTGCGTTGGGAACTCATCAGCTACCAGCGAACTCACAACTTCCTCTTCGTCTAGATCATCAAAAGACCAACTGTTCAGCACACAGTTGTTAAGAAGCATTCTCAGAATCATGTCAAGGTAACTCTCGTCTATAACCCTCCAGTAACCATCAATCTCAATAGCGGAAAGACTCTCCAACCCTTTGAGTAACTCTTCATCGCTCGCTTGAATAATGTTAACCAAATCACTCCACGTGTACAAAGCGAGATTCTTCTCAGACCCATCATTATCCATCATCATGGCATCTACTTCACCAGGACCAAAAGGGCTTTCCAAGAGAAGCTGTTTGAGTTTGTCGAGTTTGGGAGAAACCTCGACAAGCTCCATGTTACCAGGAGCAAGTTTGATGACAGATACTTTACCATGTGCATCGTCTTGGATGAAGCCAGGGGAGTTTGAAGGAGGAATAAGGAACATTGAGTTAGAGTTGCCAACAAACTTGATTGCGTAAGTCTTGGACTTGGTGCAGAGAACAGCGTCCTCATCGGGAAGTCCTCTCAATGTTACCCTGAACATCAAATACGAACAAATGGAATAGCTCTTAGTTCAGGACCGTCTAATAGCACGTGAGATCGGTAGAACATCGTCCGAATCTAAAGATGAAAATTAAATTCTAATTTTATAAAATTATATACATAATCTATAGTCTAAAATTTTAAAATTTAATCTACTAGTCTAAAATTTTAAAATTAATAAATTATAATTTTATAAAACTATATACATAATTTATAGTCTAAAAATTTAAAAATTTATGGTCTAAAAATTTTAAACTAACTAATTCATTACATTTCAAATATACCACTAATATTAATCAAACAAGGCCCAAAGGCGTTCAGATCTTACCTTCCACTGAAGATATCTGAAACGAGATTGTCATCAGCTTCGAGAAGAAGAAGATCCTCGTGAGGTCCGAAGCATGGGTGATACGAAATCGGCACCGACGATCCGATTCCCAGATTTATCACTGCTTCGGCTCCTCCACTGCTCCCACTTTCTTCCATCGCTAGGATTCGAGTAAAATCACGGAAACCAAATCAAATCAAATCAAAAAGCGAAGATCGGAGCTCGCGACTGCAATCAAATCGGAAAGCCAAAGATCTCAGAAGAAAAAGATACTTCGTGAAATCGAATCCACCAGACAAATTCAAACGATGGCAGCAAAGAGTCTCTAAAGGTTTAGGGTGAGAGTGAGATCGCACATTTTTCGTCGCTAGGGTTCTTCCCGCTCAACAGCTTCGCGCCTTTGTGTTCAGCACACTTTCCAAGCGCTTAAGATAGGCCCAATTCATTATAAGGCCCAACACTACGAAAAGAAATACAAAACGGCACTGAAACTAGTGCTGGGCATTTTATCCCATAGCCGAACCCGATCCGAAAAAACTCGAACCAAATCCGAACCGAAGTAGCAAAATACCCGAACGAATCTTTTATTAAACAAGTTTGGATACCCGAACCTGATCAGGTATCAAAATCCGAAGTAATACCCGAAATCATCCTAACATATGTATACTTTAACCCAAATTTACATTTTTCACCCAATATGTAATGATTGGTTTCTGTTAACCGATTTTGGTTTAGTTAATATTATATAAAATCAATAACAAATCATTATTTTTCCTAACCTAAATGTGTGCACATATATATAAATATATATGTGTATCTTTTTCTTAAGTGTGAGAGATTAAGGCACCATTTGCATCTCCCATCTCTCAATTCCTCTCCCTGTAAGATTTTCTTTTCTAAAATATTGTTTTTCACACGATCCATGTAAGATTTCTCTAAGACATTAGTTGTTGCCGTCATCAACGATAACCACCATATGTCACTGTAACAAGCGGAGCCACCACGAACCATCTTGTCGTTCTTCATACAGAGGGGTAGTATCCATCCATGGAACTTTCCTTAGTACTCTCGATCTTGTTACGTAACGAAAGCAAGAGAAGTAACAATTTTTTTTTGCAAGAATTATGTGGTTTAAAAAAAATTATTGGTTTTTTCGGTTAAATCTGAAATATCTGAACCCAAACTAAAAATACCTAAACCCAACCCGAAGCCTAAAAATACTCGAACGGGTTTTATACTTCTGTACCGAAATATCCGAACATTTGAAATATTTGATCCGAACCCGAACAACGCCCACCTTTAACGGAAACTACAAAGACTCTTTTTGCGTCGCAATAATCACAAGAGGATGCAATTTTTTGGTAGATTATAGGATGCAATATTCACTGAAAATTCCAGTGTTGTTGTAGGCATAACTGTTCGTTGTATGTAGTCATGTGATACAGAGAGAGCACTCCCTTCAAGTTTCACTATAACCTACGCACAACTTTTAGCTATAGAGTAGATGACAAGTAAGCCCAATGACAAAGCACTGTGATATAAGAGATAAAAGGCTTTAAGTCAAAAGTATCTAATACTGTGATAGAGAGATTCAGAGAGCAAGGCCCAAAGTGAAGAATAGTAGGCCACGTGGATAAACCAAGAAGAAACAGACGAACAAGCGTGTGTGTAACGACGACGTATCGTATCACCTAACAAATGTCGGCTTCCACCATCCACGAGCTCCAATCTTTTTTGTTTGCAGTCACATGCTTGTCTCTCCCTTTCTTTATAAAATGTATATACACTGGAATCAATTAAATTATTATTTACACAAACTTATTTTTCTGTTATTCTCAATCACCACTAAGAATTATTTCATGATTGGTTTTTAAAAAGTTGAGAGAAAGTGGAGTATTCTCATATGTTTCCATGTTTATGTGGATTGCATTCATACTGTATCTTTACATTCACGATCATATAACTTTTATATGGAATAATATATCATAGATATTTCTAATATCAACGAACATCAAGACTCGGTAATTTCACAATTAGACAGACAATGATAACCATATATGTATAAATTAAAAATGTGTTTTGCATATAGAATTTAAGGAAGCTTCATTTTTTTTGTAGTTTTCCATGGAACTTTCGATGCATTGTACGTTCATATACCGTTGACATACGACGTCGTAAGCATAGTTTTAATGAGTCAAATTAAGAGGACGTTAAGTTTAAACAATAGTTTTGGTTAAGTTTACAAGGTAATCATTACATATGCCATTTGCGATGAAGTGATGTTTTTGTTTTGACAATGATAAGAACGCAAATGTCAACGACATAAAGAATCATGAAAACTATGAAAATGTTCATCATCCCACTACAAGCACACCCATAAATAAAGTTAAAAAAAAAAACTATAGTGACGTTAGTTAAATATGGACGAGATCTATCTTTAACCATAAGTATTAATCATCATCAACATTGCAACCAAACAGTAACGTGTCAAAAGCCTTTATTACCTGAAAAATTGTATTTTCTTTTTTTGTTCATTTACTCCCGGCGATTCTCTCTCTCTCTCTCTAAAAGAGAAGCTTCAGACAACAGAAGAAGACAACTTTCTTGAACTCACTAGATCTTATTCTTTGTTGTTGTTCTCTGTCCGTAAAGTTTTCTACTTTTTTTTTCCCGATGAGGTGTAAAAGACATATAGTTGATTTCAGTAGCAGTATCGGCGTCTGCGCTTCTTGTCTCCGTGAACGTCTCTTTTCCCTCGCCGCTTCAACCGCCGCTTCAGAAAGGATCTCTCCTCCTCCTCGTCCTCTGGTGTTCCCTCGCTCGGTTTCTCCTTACGTCTCCGCTAGAAAATCCGACGCCGGAAGAGACAACAACAACTCTCTAGCTTCTTCTCATAACAGATTCTTCCCAACGCCGCAAGTCACCTCCACCGGCGGCGTCGGAGGAGGATCATCGGAAAAAGTCTTCGACTCCGGCAGATCGTACAAGAAGAAACAGAGCAAACTATCTCGGTTCTCTAGCTTATTCAGGTCAAGATCCGACGAGTTTTACGCGTCAACGTCGTCTTCGTCGCGTTCTTGGCTCTCGAAGGTTCTCTCCGTCCGATCGAAAAAGCCATCTCCCAACGACACGTGCTACATCGAGGATTTGATCGCTTCCGAGTCAAGCCATCGACCGAGACAGAGATACTGCAGAGGAATGTCACCGGCGACGGTGGATTACGAGGAAACTCCCGAGAGAGTGAAAAGAACGCCGGCGGCGGCGATGATGGGAACTCCGGGGAGAAGAAAGACGGCGATGATCGGTACGGGGATGGGTTTCTGCTTGAGTCCGTTAGTGAGAGCTAAACCTTCTAACTGGAAAGGGAAACTTCCGCCGGAATTTGGATACGCCGCCGGCGAGATGAAGTCTCCGGCGAGGCCTCACATTTCGACGGCGGCGTCTTTTTGCGCGAACCGGTCTAAGAAGCTTGTCGATTTAGGACGGGTTGATCCACGCCGTTGATGTGTTTTTTTTGGGTGTTTGGTCGTTATCAGACCGTTCTATATACGTAATTACTTAAATACCCCTTACAAGATTCCTATGATAGTTTTTAACTTTTTACTATACCAACAGATGATGAGTGGGAAATTTTCTCTATATTATAGTGCAACTATGAAAGTCTCATACTCTCATTGTATATTAAAACAGATTTTACCTCGGAGATTAGACGAAAAAAAATCTAAGTGATAGATTTTAGAAGAAGAAGAATTAACGTATGACTAGTTCAGGTATGAATAATAGTCAAACATTACAATTTTTTCTTTTGAAGTATTCAAATCAAGAACCAGTGTGCTTTGAGTAAATTTCATTCTATATTATAATAACACTATGAAAGTCTTATTGTATGGTATTTTTGAATGAAGTATAGTATTTTTTTTTGAATGAACTATGGAAGTCTCGTTGTATAATGTACTTGTTATTCTATTTAGGAGATTAGAAGAACAAATCTATATGAAAGATTTTAGAAGAAGAAGAAGAAATCTATGACTACTTCATGTCAGAATTATCAGATATTTACAATTTAAAAAAAAAATCAAATCAAGAATCAATGTGCTTTGTGAGTAAATAATAAATGTGACACATACCCTTGTGTTTCCCTTAATCTAGAAAAACAAAGTCTGACTTTTTAAAAGAGTTTCTCACTTCTCCTAGACATGGAAAAAGTCAAAGTTAACCATTAAGAAATCCAATTTACTAGTCTCAGTAGACAACATCACACTTGAAAAGAAGAAACCTTGAAGAAAAGGGCATGTAGATCCAACATCATAGGTCTCAATTTCGACTAAAGTTGAAGACTTTTTTTAAGATCCAAAGTACCCATCTAAGAGAGTTTCAAAGGTTATAAAGAGTAAAGACTATGTATGAATTTAATAAAAATATACGAGGTGGGTCCAAATTCGTTTTAAATTCGATGGGTCCAGTCCATAGCCGTGAATGAATAATATTGTAAAGAACTTGCAGTATAGATTTTTCGCCATCTTACACCATCAACGGTCATAAAAGGGAAGGTTGGCATTTAATGAGTGAGTTTTGAGGGGGAAGAGAAAGTGTTATATCGTGGCTCTACCATCTCCACTCTCACCTACATCTTCATTGATATCAAGTTACTCATTCTGTTTTTCTTTTTTTCGAGGGGGTCTCTCTTTAATTATAGCCATTATTGCGAATTATGTACATTTGATAGTTGGAAAATTCAATTAAGAACATAATTGTCATTTATATTTTTAGTTATTAGTTGGCCCTATAAATGGGCAACATACTAGATATACTACTATATTATTAATTGTGAAAGTGTCATTAGACAAACAAGCTTACCAAATTAAATTTTCGGATACTTAGTCATGTAATGCATAAATACAGAAATACTTCCAGCCTCAGGTGCAATAATGAAAACCAATCCTGCAAGTATTCTTTATTTTCTTGTATAATTATGCGGTATAATAACTTAAATAATATTAAAATTATTCTTTTCATTTTATTTTAAATTTGGACACACAGATTACAAAAACATTTAAAGTTGTATATTTACTATATAAAACATCATTACTAATACACCTAACCACATTTTAACAAATATAAAATTTTACTATTAGAATAAAAAATAATAAATTTTACATTAAAATTAAAAAAAATACATTTATTTTGACACAAAAGTTTTAGAACGACTGCTAAACAGAGACGTATGGAGTATTGAATTAGCACACACTCTCTTTTTCTACAAGAAACATTTTTATGTGTTTCTGCATGTTAAGAAAATGTATTAATTCATCAAAACGTATAGAATACGTTCATCAAAAGATAAACGTTTTTCTAAAAAAATAAATGTTTAAATATTCAATTTACCTTCAGTAATTCGTCAAAAATGCATAGAAACCGTTCAAGTGCATTTTTTTTCAGAAACAAACTTTTTTTTTTGCAAAACACTTGCCTTGAAAAGAAAGGAGTATATTCTTACCCCCTTTTTTTTTTTTGTCAACAACATATATTCTTACATTGTTTCATAAAACAACTTTTCTAAATAATTAGTGGTTATGATAAATAGAACAAAACTATTTTTATCAAGGTTATTGAACAAGGGGAATACCTGGGAACAGTGGGACTTTGCATTTAATTAGCGCTCATTAAAGCAGTCTGACCAAGAGACATGTGTTCGAACTTAATTCTATGTTTTCTTTATGGGTAAAACAAAAAGAAAACAAGATATTCTATTCTCTATTCACCTGTCTTCACATGGAAGGTAGAAAACAAGAAGAGGGTGTTTAATTCACATAGCTCACAGTTATATCATTCAATTTCAACTCATTGACATACAAATCACAGTACTGAAGCAGAGCATTCGAAACTCCAAAGAACTGAAAAGTTTAGAGTTTGGGACAAACCATGAACTAAAACAAAGTCAGTTTCAAAACAATCTGATTGACAAAGGCAGGCAAAAATTTTACAGACGGGGAAGATAATTGCGGATAAGATCATGCTAGAAGGCTCGATAACTTTTGGTGCGTGTTTTTGTTGTTGTTCTCTATCAGTTTGTTTGTTGCCAGATCTAACAAGAGCATCCTCCTGATTGCTGCTGAGCCAATGATGCATTGGCATTGGAAGACTTGAGATTGACATCAACCATGTCCTCTTGCTTGGTTGAAGACAGTGTTTCCATACCGGGCAAAGCTGCTGCTATCTTACGGAATAGAGCCTAGTAATAAATAAAAAGAAGACGGG
Proteins encoded in this window:
- the LOC106339527 gene encoding sister chromatid cohesion protein DCC1 translates to MEESGSSGGAEAVINLGIGSSVPISYHPCFGPHEDLLLLEADDNLVSDIFSGRVTLRGLPDEDAVLCTKSKTYAIKFVGNSNSMFLIPPSNSPGFIQDDAHGKVSVIKLAPGNMELVEVSPKLDKLKQLLLESPFGPGEVDAMMMDNDGSEKNLALYTWSDLVNIIQASDEELLKGLESLSAIEIDGYWRVIDESYLDMILRMLLNNCVLNSWSFDDLDEEEVVSSLVADEFPTQLAGHCLRVFGSEVKGTNKWKLEPRLVCLHFARQVLREEKMRVESFMEEWRKKIPEGMEERFEMLEGEVLTERIGIETRVYTFSVRSLPSTPAERFAVLFKHRPKWEWKDLEPYLRDLQVPRLSMEGLLLKYTRRAQSRPDAEPIFSAR
- the LOC106340178 gene encoding uncharacterized protein LOC106340178, with product MRCKRHIVDFSSSIGVCASCLRERLFSLAASTAASERISPPPRPLVFPRSVSPYVSARKSDAGRDNNNSLASSHNRFFPTPQVTSTGGVGGGSSEKVFDSGRSYKKKQSKLSRFSSLFRSRSDEFYASTSSSSRSWLSKVLSVRSKKPSPNDTCYIEDLIASESSHRPRQRYCRGMSPATVDYEETPERVKRTPAAAMMGTPGRRKTAMIGTGMGFCLSPLVRAKPSNWKGKLPPEFGYAAGEMKSPARPHISTAASFCANRSKKLVDLGRVDPRR